The window CCAAATTGATTAttcgaaatgattttataagTATTAATGTGATCCATGATGTTTTTCttgataattttttcgaaaattttactTATATTCATTGTATCAGACTGATAGGTCTTCGTGGTTCTTCTggatttttcccttttttcaaaATCGGTAGAACTTTTGCTTGTTTCCATCTGTTTTGATAGTATGCGTGgtttataacgttatttaaaataattatatatttggtAATTATTGATTATGGTAAATTTTTGATGACTATTGATCAGATTTTGTTAAAAccataagaaattttattttttaaattcctcATAAATTCCGATGTACgagatgaaatattttatttaattctttgtaGTGAATCATGTGCTGGGAATTGATCAGAGAAAGTCATAAAGGTGGATTTGGTATTCCTCATTCTACGACGAATATCTTGGTACTTTTGAGCAATAtcatctgttttatttttaatgatggTGTTTCCATTCGTATATCTTGACGAATTGATTCTCTCTAGGTACATGCCCATGACCTCCAATTTTATCATTGGATCGgtgatatatatttcattttcatagaCTAATTGCGACATTGTTCTACCAATCTCTTGATTGAAttcgtttttgtttaaattcaATAGGAAATTTTCAATACTCATGTGTTTTTGTGGTCTTAAATATTTGTTGATGATCGGAAAAAATTCGTTTGCTTCTTTGTAGTTTATGTTTTTGGCTATTGATGACCAATATGATGTAACGGATTTTGATGTATTTGTTTATAGTTGTTTATTAATTcctttaattgtttttttaatacgatatatTTCGTGTTTGATATGGTTATATGGGCTTCGGTATCTAATGAACTGTAGTCTTGTTATTAAAGAGGACTTGAGAGGTGTTGAATGTAATTTCTTGATATTGTTGCTAACGTATTTTTGGTAATAGTCATATTTATTTGCTTGATTTTTAGGTATGATTTCCCTAATggatttgttaattatttgttcGAAACTTACAATGCTttcatctatttcttttattgagAGATTTCTATTTGTGGGCAGCTGGTTCTTATTCTGTATTTTTGAATCAATTTGTTTAGCAAACTTGCGCCAGTTCGCTCTTTTGAAGTTGTAGGTGGCTGTTTTGGGTGGTGCCAGTGATATGCCTTGAAAAGCGTATCTGTATCTATTTTAAAAGTTAATGCGTTGTGGTCACTATCGTATGactcaatttttattttattatttactaaatCCAGTATCTCTATTCTGTTGTCAGCAATGCAGTAGTCAAGATAAGAGCTGCTTTTAATGTACGTGTACATTTAAGTTTCTCGCAATGATGTAGTATAGTTCGTTATCATCTAATCTGAAGTCTCTAAATAATTCATCTAGTTCcgttataaatgtattttttgttgATTGTGTTACATATATGTTGAATACTAGTGATTTATTTGCGTTTACCAATATTTTCACAGCTAAGTATTGGCTGCCTGATGTTAACATATTTtatgttatcgtttttttacTATTGCTGTACCACCTTCTTTGGAAATTATTGCTCTATACAATCTGATcataattgttaaattttattttatgcttattatttaGTTTAGTTTTTGATATCATTACAATATCATATCTATATTCATTTAAGTATTTTTGGAAATCTAATCTCTTTTTTAACGGGCAAAATGAGTTCACATTTACAGCGGACAATTTCagtatgttatttatttttgtatttgtcCTTATTCTCCCTGCCATTGTGACATGTAGTCGATTCTCATTGcgttttgaataattttgttattcaaTTCTATGAGTtgctctttaatttttttcaaattatcctCAAACATAGCTAATATTTGGTTTATgctattgtaattgttattgttgttaacattattttcatgaTGCTGAATTGTATTATAATGACTGTTCTGGTGCATTGCCTGAGATGTGTTATTGACTGGTCTCTGGTTGTTGTGTTctgttatactttttttttctttggtcaTCATTATGTTTACGTATGATATATTTGGGTTGatgaatttgttaattttattgagTTTGTCCGttactattttatcttttttttctttttctttctttttcaggtCAGCTATCATTTTCATATATGGGCATCCTAGATACTTTGCTGGATGCCCGTTTTGATCGCAATTTGCGCATTTCagcatctctctttctactgaATTGATTAAATTGCACTTTCTCGGTTCGTGGGGTTGGGCACATTTTACGCATCTGTACTCCATATTTCAATTAGCGTTGACATGACCTACACTTTGGCAATTTTTGCAGTGGAAAATTTTaggtctttttaatttctcctaTCTTACTCTTTGGTTGAACAGTATGTTATTTTTTAGGAGTTCCTATGGGTTATTCTTACTATCTTATTTGTACTATGCAGTGAAATCTATCTATGTTTTGCTTATCGAAAATTAGTTTACTGACTTTCGTTATGTTTATATCACTTATGTTTAGCGCGTTTAGTGCTGTTGTAACATCGGGAACGTCGAAATCACCTCTTATACTTTTGAAGGTTTTGCATTTTGTATACTTTGGTGTAAATGTGTggaatttgtaatttttgtcttttagTGTAGCTATGTACTTGTTGTGTATATCGTTATCCCTGGTTATTAGTCCaatcatatctatatctagtttagtatttaataagaaaactacctcgttaatattgctattagttaatagtataataatatcctttagattaaattttaaaatgtatatagtCGGCATTCGGATTTTGGAAGTTTTCAGTCTATTGTTTTTCGTTGTAGCGCTATAGTTCTTTTCAGTTTCGCCCTCTTTCGTGAAACTCATATCATCCGATAGCGCCTCAAATCTATTGTCTGGTTCAAAGCTTGGGCCTTGATTACCAACTGAGAATTTCGAtgattctgtttttttttttggtttaagGAAACTCTCGttcatatcattttctttgttcGCGTCTAGTCCTGTTCCTTCATTTCTTACTGTATTTAGGTTTGATTTTATTCACGATTTAGTTTCAAATAGTCTGTCATAATTATTGGTGTTGAAttctttatcgaaatttttaacattccgtttcaatattttgtatattccGTCACGCGAAgcattcttttctaatttcctTTTCTAACTTGAAGCCAtgactttttcattttgttggTTAAGTGTTGGGTCGCCGGGTGGGCCCAAATCACgtaaacattaatattttgttatactatttataaaataacttaGTGTCAATatcggaaaaaagagaaagaaaaagcactTGTTTTGCGACAACTAAAACTACTTTTATATTGCACAATCCCCGCAGAgtcttgtaatatatatactattaatcaaagaaaatcgattatcACGTCCGTCTTATTCGAATGCTCA of the Vespa crabro chromosome 4, iyVesCrab1.2, whole genome shotgun sequence genome contains:
- the LOC124423692 gene encoding uncharacterized protein LOC124423692: MMTKEKKSITEHNNQRPVNNTSQAMHQNSHYNTIQHHENNVNNNNNYNSINQILAIYRYAFQGISLAPPKTATYNFKRANWRKFAKQIDSKIQNKNQLPTNRNLSIKEIDESIVSFEQIINKSIREIIPKNQANKYDYYQKYVSNNIKKLHSTPLKSSLITRLQFIRYRSPYNHIKHEIYPKNINYKEANEFFPIINKYLRPQKHMSIENFLLNLNKNEFNQEIGRTMSQLVYENEIYITDPMIKLEVMGMYLERINSSRYTNGNTIIKNKTDDIAQKYQDIRRRMRNTKSTFMTFSDQFPAHDSLQRIK